In Malassezia japonica chromosome 2, complete sequence, one DNA window encodes the following:
- the CHS4 gene encoding Chitin synthase 4 (COG:M; COG:O; COG:T; EggNog:ENOG503NUDI) yields the protein MSQASGAGTNPPKVETQAVGSARRGAAPAVVPDTKNTAPIVVPGGAERPEGPIARPTPGTTPLPAALQGQPPVIPYMQSRPMEPGALVPSNTRPPYGAPPSRPPVLGPMGGAPGAPRPGAPPSVRPPPFLGGAVGGGAPMPARPPFLGAPGRNSPGGAPGAPGAPGTPGVPSALRSGPPAALPPNSGVPSGANASPGRAPPSAARPPPSPAKEGPSRANAPALAPLNTAALSGTSTPAEQTQSTVTSPTQSFILERHTNIQPTMPNPLGGDSLPNASAKDSAASRAGFSTLAGGTGNGPVPSDAKGSPLTTTSPTAAPADGPLLDHSHLQPGETVSLLSHTQTLDMYRKNAKKSNDPQLNYELAVFMLDVAHSLEATPSDPEQEAATEREALIKEATSILKKLADRGHCDSQYLIGDCYANGFGTPKGKQDFGQAYSYFTLAAKHGHPDAAYRAGTCYEKGWGCRRDAAKAVQFYRKAASQGHPGAQYRLGTAELNGELGLKRSAREGVKWLKRSAESATPEFPHALHELALLHEKGIHNVLFADPEYSCELLAMAGEMGYAPSAYKLGVNYEYGRMGCPQDGGLSIHMYNIAAQQNHKEACFALTAWYLVGAPGILPQSDTEAYLWAKRAAEQGLAKAEYACGYFAEMGVGTKKDLSEAKGWYILAAEHGDNRAHQRLSSLSGYAAKKVSAGQQSPSDESSAVIVQPLSAPFPGSPVNGSTRSLGVLKYPTPKAMRETQAFQRDLHYQALVAVTNERERSKEREALGITSPKATSPTSNQFGAPRGANTFLTGSMPRPVRPSNPPKERAASATRSPKPGNGEPIRMIQAGPRAGFAPLPPKPEPEPEPEAKPETKPQSPNAGVVPGAFPGAASPPSGARPFGQPQNQPLGAQPRPGQPQGAPGQQPPPGQPRPPQAAPQGSPAPGRPPQGSPAPGRPPQGPPGQQRPPQGPQTPQGPQGPQAPAGALGRPQGPPGQQRPPQGALPPPSGPGARPPSGSPQIRPSQPFLQGSPGARPGQPFPQQGSPNARPPQGPLSPPGPPGTRGPQGSPLGQAPGARPLQGPTDAPGMRPGDGPAPLPPFGQPQNAQGQPGARPPLGQAAQPGMPPGHAPGARPPGQPNQPGLPPSMPGQGPGTRSPFGQAAQPGMPPGQGPGARPAPNQPVQPGLPPSAPGQAPGARPPFGQAPGARPPTPQGPWQGPARPPLGLLPPQGSGPQAQAGGRPAPQGLPGSNPFAPGARPPGAPLGPNATGQRPPGAPLGLAAPSGAPGAPPGPGNDSIRPVLAGFRPSGAPGAPPSSGAPTSPSLPNPFGAGPESKGGPGAPTSGPGAMRPGAPPGPGAVRPGAPPGAGAVRPGAPPGPAPGSTPGTAPPAGSASAPKPESSADPKTSIDVPSEAGSDGKKLRKWFGLG from the coding sequence ATGAGCCAAGCATCAGGGGCCGGAACGAATCCGCCCAAGGTCGAGACACAGGCCGTGGGCTCGGCCcgccgtggcgcagcacctgcCGTGGTGCCCGATACTAAGAacaccgcgccgatcgTCGTGCCTGGAGGGGCCGAACGCCCCGAAGGGCCGATCGCGCGGCCTACTCccggcacgacgccgctccCTGCTGCCCTTCAAGGTCAGCCTCCCGTCATTCCATACATGCAGTCGCGCCCGATGGAAccgggcgcgctcgtcccGTCGAACACGCGTccgccgtacggcgcgccccCGTCGCGTCCGCCAGTGCTCGGCCCGATGGGGggtgcgccgggcgcgccgcgtcctggtgcgccgccgagcgtgcggccccCGCCGTTTCTAGGCGGAGCCGTGGGTGGCGGTGCGCCCATGCCGGCCCGGCCCCCGTTCCTGGGGGCGCCGGGACGTAACAgccccggcggcgcgccgggtGCGCCGGGTGCGCCTGGTACGCCGGGCGTTcccagcgcgctgcgtagCGGCCCGCCagccgcgctgccgccaaacagcggcgtgccgagcggcgcgaatgcctcgccgggccgcgcgccgccaagcgcggcgcgcccgccgccgagccctGCCAAGGAAGGGCCATCGCGTGCAAACGCGCCTGCACTTGCGCCGCTTAACACGGCCGCACTGAGCGGCACttcgacgccggccgagcAGACGCAGAGCACGGtgacgtcgccgacgcagaGCTTTATTCTGGAGCGCCATACCAACATCCAGCCGACGATGCCGAACCCGCTGGGTGGTGACTCGCTGCCGAATGCGAGCGCCAAGGAcagcgctgcgtcgcgcgcgggcTTTTCGACACTCGCGGGCGGCACCGGCAACGGCCCCGTGCCTTCGGACGCCAAGGGCTCGCCGCTCacgacgacctcgccgacggccgccccGGCCGACgggccgctgctcgaccacAGCCACCTGCAGCCGGGTGAGACGGTGTCGCTCTTGAGCCACACTCAGACGCTCGACATGTACCGCAAAAATGCCAAAAAGTCAAATGACCCCCAGCTGAACTACGAGCTGGCGGTCTTTATGCTGGACGTTGCGCACTCGCTGGAGGCCACTCCTTCTGATCCCGAGCAGGAAGCGGCgacggagcgcgaggcactCATCAAAGAGGCCACTTCCATCCTCAagaagctcgccgaccgcggCCACTGCGACTCGCAGTACCTCATCGGCGACTGCTACGCCAATGGATTCGGCACGCCAAAGGGCAAGCAGGACTTTGGCCAGGCGTACTCCTACTTTACGCTCGCCGCCAAGCACGGCCACCCCGATGCGGCGTACCGCGCCGGAACCTGCTACGAAAAGGGCTGGggctgccgccgcgacgcggccaaggccgtGCAGTTCTACCGCAAGGCCGCGAGCCAGGGCCACCCCGGCGCGCAGTACCGCCTGGGCACCGCCGAACTCAACGGCGAGCTGGGCCTGAAGCGCTCGGCCCGCGAGGGCGTCAAGTGGCTCAAGCGCAGTGCAGAGAGCGCCACGCCCGAGTTTccgcacgcgctgcacgagctcgcaCTACTGCACGAAAAGGGTATCCACAACGTGCTGTTTGCCGACCCAGAGTATAGCTGCGAGCTACTCGCAATGGCAGGCGAGATGGGCtatgcgccgagcgcgtacAAGCTCGGCGTGAACTACGAGTACGGGCGCATGGGATGCCCGCAGGACGGCGGTCTGAGTATCCACATGTACAACATTGCCGCACAGCAGAACCACAAGGAGGCATGCTTTGCGCTCACCGCGTGGtacctcgtcggcgcgccgggcatTCTCCCTCAGAGCGACACCGAGGCGTACCTCTGGGCaaagcgcgccgcggaaCAGGGactcgccaaggccgagtaCGCCTGCGGCTACTTTGCCGAGATGGGCGTCGGCACCAAGAAGGACCTTTCGGAGGCCAAGGGCTGGTACAtcctcgctgccgagcacggcgacaACCGCGCACACCAGCGCctctcgtcgctctcgggcTACGCCGCAAAGAAGGTGTCGGCGGGCCAGCAAAGCCCGTCGGACGAGTCCAGCGCAGTGATCGTCCAGCcgctctcggcgccgtTTCCGGGATCGCCAGTGAACGGCTCaacgcgctcgctcggcgtactCAAGTACCCGACGCCCAAGGCCATGCGCGAGACACAGGCGTTCCAGCGCGACTTGCACtaccaggcgctcgtcgcagtGACcaacgagcgcgagcgcagcaaggagcgcgaggctcTCGGCATTACGTCGCCCAAggccacgtcgccgacgtcgaaccagtttggcgcgccgcgcggggcCAACACGTTCCTTACAGGCTCCATGCCGAGGCCGGTGCGCCCGAGCAACCCGCCGAAGGAACGCGCCGCATccgccacgcgctcgcccaaGCCGGGCAACGGCGAGCCGATTCGCATGATCCAGGCCGGGCCACGCGCAGgctttgcgccgctgccgcccaagcccgagcccgagccggagcCAGAGGCCAAGCCAGAGACCAAGCCGCAGTCGCCCAACGCGGGCGTCGTGCCGGGCGCTTTcccaggcgccgcgtcccCGCCATCAGGGGCGCGGCCGTTTGGCCAGCCGCAGAAccagccgctcggcgcacagCCGCGGCCGGGTCAGCCGCagggcgcgccgggccAGCAGCCGCCACCAGGCCAGCCGCGCCCGCCCCAGGCCGCCCCGCAGGGATCGCCCGCCCCAggccgcccgccgcaggGATCGCCCGCCCCAGGCCGCCCGCCGCAAGGGCCGCCGGGCCAACAGCGCCCGCCCCAGGGCCCCCAGACCCCTCAAGGCCCCCAGGGTCCCCAGGcgcccgccggcgcgctcggccggcCCCAAGGACCGCCAGGCCAGCAGCGCCCGCCGCAAGGTGctctgccgccgccgagcggcccgGGTGCTCGTCCGCCGTCGGGATCGCCCCAGATCAGGCCTTCGCAGCCATTCCTGCAGGGCtcgcccggcgcacgccctgGCCAGCCTTTCCCGCAGCAGGGATCGCCCAACGCACGCCCGCCCCAGGGACCGCTCTCGCCCCCGGGGCCGCCCGGCACCCGCGGACCGCAGGGATCGCCGCTCGGCCAAGCACCGGGCGCACGTCCCCTGCAGGGGCCGACCGATGCACCGGGTATGCGCCCCGGCGACGGACCCGCGCCGCTTCCGCCCTTTGGCCAGCCGCAAAACGCACAGGGTCAGCCCGGTGCGCGTCCGCCCTTGGGCCAGGCCGCACAGCCCGGCATGCCGCCGGGCCAtgcgccaggcgcacgtccgccgGGCCAGCCCAACCAGCCGGGCCTGCCACCGAGTATGCCTGGCCAGGGCCCCGGCACTCGCTCGCCCTTTggccaggcggcgcagcctgGCATGCCGCCGGGCCAGGGCCCTGgcgcgcgtcctgcgcccaACCAGCCGGTGCAGCCTGgcctgccgccgagcgcccccGGCCAAGCCCctggcgcacgtccgccgTTTGGCCAGGCGCCCGGTGCGCGTCCTCCGACGCCCCAAGGGCCGTGGCAGGGCCccgcgcgtccgccgcTCGGTCTTTTGCCGCCGCAAGGATCCGGGCCCCAGGCCCaagccggcggccgcccggCCCCGCAAGGGCTGCCCGGCAGCAATCCGTTTGCacctggcgctcgccccCCTGGCGCACCGCTTGGCCCGAATGCTACGGGCCAGCGTCctcctggcgcgccgctcggcctcgccgcgcctAGTggtgcgcccggcgcgccgcccggccCCGGCAACGACTCGATTCGCCCGGTGCTGGCAGGCTTCCGccccagcggcgcacccgGCGCGCCCCCGTCGAGTGGTGCACCCACTTCTCCGAGCCTTCCCAATCCGTTTGGTGCGGGCCCCGAGTCGAAAGGTGGGCCCGGCGCTCCTACGTCTGGTCCTGGCGCCATGCGccctggcgcgccgcctggccctggggcggtgcgccccggtgcgccgcccggcgctgGAGCGGTGCGtcctggcgcgccgcctggtcCTGCACCGGGTTCAAcgcccggcacggcgccgcccgcaggcagcgccagcgcccCCAAGCCCGAGTCGTCAGCCGATCCCAAGACGTCGATCGACGTGCCTTCCGAGGCCGGATCGGACGGCAAGAAACTGCGCAAGTGGTTCGGGCTTGGATAA
- a CDS encoding uncharacterized protein (COG:G; EggNog:ENOG503P5VP) gives MAGVDVLRPDHKPVRPENEFWGSTSSTAQPRHVPESLKTYQQLAVMAQGSNCMDSKINETLGDATLLYQWGDDDKNQRMHIYHSKSMGITFSWAGMNISSISSLLSSADLFLVDADPEIFGFLAPGTKVYQGFQAAYKRVAPIVEKKVKEYSHKYNDTRVSFTGLSFGAALSAFGAMHMNHAMKDAQIHKVVVMGLPRIGNPTWANEVDKYLKGTFYYTVNGDDLVSRLPPRELGYQQPSGQIYINPANSSSWKFYPGQENVHGSDSQWGFSIQDHTGVYYDVPVGGVFGPCPPQVPKALENN, from the coding sequence ATGGCCGGTGTTGATGTCCTCCGTCCCGACCACAAGCCCGTCCGCCCTGAGAATGAGTTCTGGGGTTCCACTTCTTCGACTGCCCAGCCCCGTCACGTTCCTGAGTCACTGAAAACCTaccagcagctcgctgtCATGGCTCAGGGCAGCAACTGCATGGACTCCAAGATCAACGAGACCCTCGGCGATGCTACGCTCCTTTACCAGTGGGGAGATGATGACAAGAACCAACGCATGCACATTTACCACTCGAAGTCGATGGGTATCACTTTCTCGTGGGCTGGTATGAACATTTCGAGCATTTCTTCCCTTCTTAGCTCTGCTGACCTTTTCCTTGTGGACGCTGACCCCGAGATCTTTGGCTTCCTCGCCCCCGGCACCAAGGTCTACCAGGGTTTCCAGGCGGCTTACAAGCGTGTTGCCCCTATTGTTGAGAAGAAGGTCAAGGAGTACTCCCACAAGTACAACGATACTCGTGTCTCGTTCACCGGTCTCTCGTTCGGTGCTGCCCTCTCTGCGTTCGGTGCGATGCACATGAACCACGCCATGAAGGATGCCCAGATCCACAAGGTCGTTGTCATGGGCCTTCCCCGTATTGGTAACCCCACCTGGGCCAATGAGGTTGACAAGTATCTGAAGGGCACCTTCTACTACACTGTCAACGGTGACGACCTTGTGTCGCGCCTTCCCCCCCGTGAACTTGGCTACCAGCAGCCATCGGGCCAGATTTACATTAACCCCGCGAACTCGTCCAGCTGGAAGTTCTACCCCGGTCAGGAGAACGTGCACGGCTCGGACTCGCAGTGGGGCTTCAGCATTCAGGACCACACCGGTGTGTACTACGACGTGCCTGTCGGTGGTGTGTTTGGCCCTTGCCCTCCCCAGGTCCCCAAGGCCCTTGAGAACAACTAA
- the CCR4 gene encoding poly(A)-specific ribonuclease (COG:K; EggNog:ENOG503NVSK; BUSCO:EOG09260WGT) — protein sequence MYSPSPPPVAASNAYVYLNHQQSLASNPYASHAQSTHHLSGGMNASSMGDMGLVGGASSAAALSSGPPASSAYGNGSPFGAMNSPRYDTAGMGWLSRFPPQQSHLAQSTNGTPVGPMPAALNHGVPSSPGYPGMGSSPHMSVMGSSVSPATPQTQTQSTRAASSAGTSSEWQQQIYCADISRQSYSPHHHARAAALAARSSVNAGPDSKKGIQLPAGAAANGLSFPLRGDSKGGDESYAGLSTSPSKSAGLRTSKANDEEANEQSWSMIDMGGLNLKTIGNEVFRYTFLTSLFINHNSITTLSPAVVQLRNLSVLDASGNKLVMIPPELGMLTELRGLFLFDNCLTVLPPELGTLYQLEMLGIEGNPLQENLMSIIQHEGTQALIAFLRDSCPVPVPPPEREWITLETDVPNVSEEESANNTFAVLSYNVLCEKYATPQMYGYTPGWALVWDYRKEFILQEIMSYGADICCLQELEMGQYEEYFEPKLQQNDYEGLFWPKSRARTMREDERRHVDGCATFFNSRVYRLVDKQLIEFNQLALQRPDFKKTEDIFNRVMTKDNVAAIAMLEHRKTGAKLLLANAHMHWDPAFRDVKMVQTAMLMEQLESISNRFAKMPSQVKLEGNATPPKYTSGKQIPMVICGDFNSTPDSGVYEFLSQGTAAPDHEDFMDHTYGTYTSEGLRHSCALRSAYNSIGELPLTNHTPGFRGAIDYIWYSTNTLAASGLLGEVDATYLSRVVGFPNAHFPSDHVCILAEFKVKPTKA from the exons ATGTATTCCCCTTCTCCACCGCCGGTCGCGGCGTCCAACGCATATGTGTACCTCAATCACCAGCAGTCCCTGGCGTCGAACCCATATgcgtcgcacgcgcagTCGACCCACCACCTCAGCGGCGGCATGAACGCCAGCTCGATGGGCGACATGGGCCTTGTCGGCGgagcgtcgtcggcggccgcgctcaGCTCGGGTCCGCCCGCGAGCTCCGCGTACGGCAATGGTTCGCCGTTCGGCGCGATGAACTCGCCGCGCTACGACACTGCTGGCATGGGCTGGCTGTCGCGCTTTCCGCCGCAGCAGTCCCATCTGGCCCAGTCCACAAACGGGACGCCGGTCGGCCCTATgcctgcggcgctcaaCCACGGTGtgccctcgtcgccgggcTATCCTGGCATGGGCTCCTCGCCGCACATGTCAGTCATGGGGTCGTCCGTGTCGCCTGCAACGCCGCAGACACAAACGCAAAGCACGCgtgcggcgagctcggcgggcacctcgtccgagtGGCAGCAACAGATTTACTGTGCAGATATCTCGCGTCAGTCGTACTCGCCGCATCACcatgcgcgcgcggctgcgctggcggcgcgtAGCTCGGTCAACGCCGGCCCGGACTCGAAGAAAGGCATCCAGCTGCcggccggcgctgcggcgaaCGGCCTGTCGTTcccgctgcgcggcgacagCAAGGGTGGTGACGAGTCCTACGCTGGCCTGAGCACGAGCCCCAGCAAGAGCGCCGGCCTGCGCACGTCCAAAGCGAACGATGAAGAAGCGAACGAGCAGTCGTGGTCAATGATCGACATGGGGGGTCTGAACCTCAAGACGATCGGCAACGAAGTGTTCCGCTACACCTTCCTCACTTCGCTATTCATTAACCACAACAGCATCACGACACTTTCGCCTGCCgtggtgcagctgcgcaacctCTCTGTACTGGATGCGAGCGGCAACAAGCTCGTCATGATCCcccccgagctcggcatgctgaccgagctgcgcggaCTCTTTTTGTTTGATAACTGCCTCACGGTGCTTCCtcccgagctcggcacgctgtaCCAGCTGGAGATGCTGGGCATCGAAGGCAACCCGCTGCAGGAGAACCTCATGAGCATTATCCAGCACGAAggcacgcaggcgctgaTTGCCTTTTTGCGCGACTCGTGCCCCGTGCCGGTCCCTCCGCCGGAGCGTGAGTGGATTACGCTCGAGACGGACGTGCCGAACGTGTCCGAGGAGGAGTCGGCGAACAACACGTTTGCCGTCCTGTCCTACAATGTGCTCTGCGAAAAgtacgcgacgccgcaAATGTACGGCTACACGCCGGGCTGGGCGCTCGTGTGGGACTACCGCAAAGAGTTTATCCTGCAAGAGATCATGAGCTACGGTGCCGACATCTGCTGTCTCCAGGAACTGGAGATGGGCCAGTACGAAGAGTACTTTGAGCCAAAGCTGCAACAGAACGACTACGAGGGCCTCTTTTGGCCCAagtcgcgtgcgcgcacgatgcgcgaggacgagcgccgccatGTCGATGGATGTGCGACCTTTTTCAACTCGCGCGTGTACCGTCTGGTGGACAAGCAGCTGATCGAGTTTAACCAGCTCGCACTGCAGCGCCCCGACTTTAAAAAGACGGAGGATATCTTCAACCGTGTGATGACCAAAGACAATGTGGCCGCGATTGCcatgctcgagcaccgcaagACGGGTGCAAAGCTGCTGCTGGCCAATGCACACATGCACTGGGACCCCGCGTTCCGCGACGTAAAGATGGTGCAGACCGCGATGCTCatggagcagctcgagagcATCAGCAACCGCTTTGCCAAGATGCCGTCGCAGGTGAAGCTGGAAGGcaacgcgacgccgcccaagTACACCTCCGGCAAGCAGATTCCCATGGTGATCTGCGGCGACTTTAACTCGACCCCCGACTCGGGCGTATACGAGTTTTTGAGCCAAGGCACCGCCGCCCCGGATCACGAAGACTTTATGGACCATACCTACGGCACGTACACCTCAGAGGGCCTGCGCCACAGCTGTgcactgcgcagcgcctaCAACAgcatcggcgagctgccgctCACGAACCACACGCCCGGCTtccgcggcgcgatcgaTTATATCTGGTACTCGACCaacacgctcgccgcgtcgggcCTCCTGGGCGAGGTCGACGCGACCTACCTCTCGCGTGTAGTGGGCTTCCCCAACGCCCACTTCCCATCTGA TCATGTATGTATCCTCGCCGAGTTTAAAGTCAAGCCGACCAAGGCATAG
- a CDS encoding carboxypeptidase D (COG:O; MEROPS:MER0001944; EggNog:ENOG503NV40; SECRETED:SignalP(1-18)), whose amino-acid sequence MQLHIALVCALVLAVVQSLAATAGNSTESASSSSIASSSSSSATSAAAASSPSSSATSASSSSAPASSSVAGGANGTTHTNGTGTTNTTANTYDEPKLRAILGSNDTKKFEVGMRLPNTSFDIPPSWAGNLPVSNKSDETRNIYFWMFPATGDVGHDDVIFWMNGGPGCSALSSLMGENGPLSFDPVTYVAKPAPQTWSKLANVVWIDQPAGTGFALGAAKNQSMEEVAEDFNGFLLNLYKNFPKLHGKRMWIGGESFAGKFVPFMADQIYKNETENKAAGMDLQGILITDPLFAPNVVTKEVGAVEFGLSHAKLLNFTQEQVQELEQIGKQNGISTFMRDNLVYPPKGPIQLPKQLNESFSPYKHLQKILRKNNPCTSPYYILNKACSVDALGMNATVEKSSATNYFNNMTGVKEFIHAPTNVSWMQCASDKPFKTMKNAKTGYPVPEVLSRVIEKSNRTMVGHGTYDFVVLYNGTALALQNMTWHGKQGFQSPPKQKLLTNGQEEGYYQTERGLTFFVLEKAGHMLPRYAPGASFRLLEYLLGQKTLEQLND is encoded by the coding sequence ATGCAGCTCCATATCGCACTCGTCTGTGCCTTGGTCCTAGCAGTTGTCCAGTCCCTGGCTGCCACCGCAGGCAACAGCACTGAaagcgcaagcagctctAGCATCGCAAGCAGCTCCAGCAGCAGTGCGACCagtgcagcagctgcgaGCAGCCCCAGCAGCAGTGCGACCAGCGCTAGTAGCAGCAGTGCCCccgccagctcgagcgtggcTGGCGGTGCGAACGGCACCACACACACAAACGGCACCGGTACCACGAACACGACGGCCAACACATATGATGAGCCGAAGCTCCGTGCTATTCTTGGCTCGAACGACACCAAGAAGTTTGAAGTGGGCATGCGCCTCCCCAACACGTCCTTTGACATCCCCCCCTCGTGGGCCGGCAACTTGCCAGTGAGCAACAAGTCGGATGAGACGCGCAACATTTACTTCTGGATGTTCCCTGCGACGGGCGACGTTGGCCATGATGATGTTATTTTCTGGATGAACGGCGGTCCCGGCTGCTCTGCGCTGAGCTCGCTGATGGGCGAAAACGGCCCGCTGTCGTTTGACCCCGTCACGTATGTTGCGAAGCCTGCTCCCCAGACCTGGTCGAAGCTGGCCAACGTTGTTTGGATTGACCAGCCCGCCGGTACTGGCTTTGCGCTTGGCGCCGCGAAGAACCAGTCCATGGAGGAGGTTGCGGAGGACTTTAACGGTTTCCTGTTGAACCTGTACAAAAACTTCCCCAAGCTGCACGGCAAGCGTATGTGGATTGGTGGTGAGAGCTTTGCCGGGAAGTTTGTCCCCTTCATGGCCGACCAGATCTACAAGAACGAGACGGAGAACAAGGCAGCCGGCATGGATCTGCAAGGTATCCTGATTACGGATCCGCTCTTTGCACCTAATGTTGTGACGAAGGAAGTGGGTGCAGTGGAATTTGGTCTCTCGCATGCCAAGCTGCTCAACTTTACGCAAGAGCAGGTGCAGGAACTGGAGCAGATTGGTAAGCAGAATGGCATCAGTACCTTTATGCGGGACAATCTGGTGTACCCCCCCAAGGGCCCCATCCAGCTGCCCAAGCAGCTGAACGAGAGCTTTTCGCCGTACAAGCACCTGCAAAAGATTCTGCGCAAGAACAACCcctgcacgtcgccgtACTATATCCTGAACAAGGCGTGCTCGGTGGATGCGCTGGGCATGAACGCGACGGTCGAGAAGAGCAGCGCCACGAACTACTTCAACAACATGACTGGCGTGAAGGAGTTTATCCACGCCCCCACGAACGTGTCCTGGATGCAGTGCGCGTCCGACAAGCCGTTCAAGACGATGAAGAATGCCAAGACGGGCTACCCTGTGCCCGAGGTGCTTTCGCGCGTGATTGAGAAGAGCAACCGTACGATGGTCGGCCACGGCACGTACGACTTTGTTGTGCTGTACAATGGTACAGCCCTTGCGCTCCAGAACATGACGTGGCACGGCAAGCAGGGCTTCCAGAGCCCTCCGAAGCAGAAGCTGCTGACCAACGGCCAGGAGGAGGGCTACTACCAGACGGAGCGTGGCCTCACCTTCTTTGTCCTGGAAAAGGCCGGCCACATGCTTCCGCGCTacgcgcctggcgcgtcgttccgcctgctcgagtaCCTCTTGGGCCAAAAGACGCTGGAGCAGCTGAATGATTAG